One window from the genome of Chionomys nivalis chromosome 14, mChiNiv1.1, whole genome shotgun sequence encodes:
- the LOC130886634 gene encoding keratin, type II cytoskeletal 8-like — MSIRVTQKTYKVSTSGPRAFSSRSYTSGPGARISSSSFSRVGSGSSFRGGLGTGMGLGGFSGAGVGGGITAVTVNQSLLSPLKLEVDPNIQAVRTQEKEQIKSLNNKFASFIDKVRFLEQQNKMLETKWSLLQQQKTSRSNMDNMFESYINNLRRQLEALGQEKLKLEAELGNMQGLVEDFKNKYEDEINKRTEMENEFVLIKKDVDEAYMNKVELESRLEGLTDEINFLRQIHEEEIRELQSQISDTSVVLSMDNSRSLDMDSIIAEVRAQYEDIANRSRAEAESMYQVKYEELQTLAGKHGDDLRRTKTEISEMNRNISRLQAEIDGLKGQKATLEAAIADAEQRGEMAIKDANAKLAQLEAALQQAKQDMARQLREYQELMNVKLALDIEIATYRKLLEGEESRLESGMQNLSIHTKTSSGYAGGLNSAYGGLTSPGFNYGMSSFQPGFGSIGGSSTYSRTKAVVVKKIETRDGKLVSESSDILPK; from the coding sequence ATGTCCATCAGGGTGACCCAGAAGACCTACAAGGTGTCCACCTCCGGCCCCCGGGCCTTCAGCAGCCGTTCGTACACGAGTGGACCCGGTGCGCGCATCAGCTCGTCCAGCTTTTCCCGGGTGGGCAGCGGCAGCAGCTTCCGGGGCGGCCTGGGCACCGGCATGGGTCTGGGCGGCTTCAGCGGGGCTGGTGTAGGAGGCGGCATCACAGCAGTCACGGTGAACCAGAGCCTGCTGAGCCCCTTGAAGCTGGAGGTGGACCCCAACATCCAGGCCGTGCGCACCCAGGAGAAGGAGCAGATTAAATCTCTTAACAACAAGTTCGCCTCCTTCATTGACAAGGTGCGCTTCTTGGAGCAGCAGAACAAGATGCTGGAGACCAAGTGGAGCCTGTTGCAGCAGCAGAAGACATCGAGGAGCAACATGGACAACATGTTTGAGAGCTACATCAACAACCTTCGACGGCAGCTGGAAGCCCTGGGCCAAGAGAAGCTGAAGCTGGAGGCAGAGCTTGGCAACATGCAGGGCCTGGTGGAGGACTTCAAGAACAAGTATGAGGATGAGATCAACAAGCGTACAGAGATGGAGAACGAATTTGTCCTCATCAAGAAGGATGTGGATGAAGCATATATGAACAAGGTGGAATTGGAGTCCCGCCTGGAAGGGCTGACTGATGAGATCAACTTCCTTCGGCAGATCCATGAAGAGGAGATCCGTGAGCTGCAGTCTCAGATCTCAGACACGTCTGTGGTGCTGTCCATGGACAACAGCCGCTCCCTGGACATGGACAGCATCATTGCTGAAGTCCGTGCCCAGTATGAGGACATCGCCAACCGCAGCAGGGCTGAGGCTGAAAGCATGTACCAAGTTAAGTATGAGGAATTGCAGACCCTGGCTGGGAAGCACGGGGATGACTTGCGCCGCACAAAGACTGAGATCTCTGAGATGAACCGCAACATCAGCCGCCTGCAGGCAGAGATTGACGGCCTCAAAGGCCAGAAAGCTACCCTGGAGGCTGCCATTGCCGATGCCGAGCAGCGTGGGGAGATGGCCATTAAGGATGCCAATGCCAAGCTGGCCCAGTTGGAGGCTGCCCTGCAGCAGGCCAAGCAAGACATGGCGCGGCAACTGCGCGAGTACCAGGAGCTCATGAATGTCAAGCTGGCCCTGGACATCGAGATCGCCACCTACAGGAAGCTGCTGGAGGGCGAGGAGAGCAGGCTAGAGTCTGGGATGCAGAACTTGAGCATCCATACAAAGACCAGCAGTGGCTATGCAGGAGGGCTGAACTCAGCCTATGGGGGACTCACCAGCCCTGGCTTCAACTATGGCATGAGCTCCTTCCAACCCGGCTTTGGCTCTATCGGGGGCTCCAGCACTTACAGTCGCACCAAGGCTGTGGTTGTGAAGAAGATTGAAACCCGCGATGGGAAGCTGGTGTCTGAGTCCTCTGATATCCTGCCCAAGTGA